In the Helianthus annuus cultivar XRQ/B chromosome 11, HanXRQr2.0-SUNRISE, whole genome shotgun sequence genome, one interval contains:
- the LOC110891845 gene encoding WUSCHEL-related homeobox 9: MASSNRHWPSMFKSKPTCNTRHHHQWHSNDSNTLLSSASPCHRSPYTSGCEERSPEPKPRWNPKPEQIRILESIFNSGMVNPPREEIRKIRAQLQEYGQVGDANVFYWFQNRKSRSKHKTRNLQKSQNHLSPTTTKVTTPSSSSSSEKSYSKSIDFLLNSPTASVNQHFCGGGVGGGFHHHLTEFSQEQPFCFPAVQQPQPQVTDAVATTTVGFTEGFCFSEFGNVVSHGHNQGNVIEAVESGSGMLLTDLLMMNQQSVIQKMNDSKCVDEKTVKASSYNYTAPLPPTSAVPNPTTTTVASTICDIQGVVEPMPAGKSTVFINDVAFEVAVGPFNVREAFGDDAVLIHSYGQPVVTNEWGVTLQSLQHGAFYYLVRSFSYGQSSTIDLI; this comes from the exons ATGGCTTCATCAAATAGGCATTGGCCTAGTATGTTCAAATCCAAGCCCACCTGCAACACTCGCCACCACCACCAATGGCACTCTAATGACTCCAACACTCTCCTTTCTTCTGCTTCACCCTGCCACAGATCTCCTTACACCTCTG gatgtgaagaaagaaGCCCGGAGCCGAAGCCAAGATGGAACCCGAAACCCGAACAAATCCGGATCCTAGAATCCATATTCAACTCCGGAATGGTGAACCCACCAAGAGAAGAAATAAGGAAGATCCGGGCACAACTACAAGAATATGGACAAGTTGGTGATGCCAATGTTTTCTACtggtttcaaaacaggaaatcaAGAAGCAAACATAAAACTCGCAaccttcaaaaatcccaaaaccACCTATCTCCAACCACTACCAAAGTCACAACACCGTCGTCATCTTCCTCATCTGAAAAATCATACTCTAAGTCCATTGACTTCCTTTTAAACTCCCCCACCGCGTCAGTAAACCAGCACTTTTGCGGTGGGGGAGTGGGTGGAGGTTTTCACCACCACCTCACCGAGTTCTCTCAAGAACAACCCTTTTGTTTCCCCGCAGTTCAGCAACCGCAGCCGCAGGTGACGGATGCGGTTGCAACCACTACTGTGGGGTTTACAGAAGGGTTTTGTTTCTCGGAGTTTGGAAATGTTGTTAGTCATGGACATAATCAGGGAAATGTTATTGAGGCTGTTGAGAGTGGGTCTGGAATGTTGTTAACTGATTTGTTGATGATGAATCAACAAAGTGTTATCCAGAAGATGAATGATAGTAAATGTGTTGATGAGAAAACTGTGAAAGCATCTAGCTATAATTATACAGCACCACTACCTCCTACTTCTGCTGTTCCTAATCCTACTACAACTACTGTTGCATCAACTATTTGTGATATTCAAG GTGTGGTGGAACCAATGCCGGCCGGGAAATCGACTGTGTTCATCAATGATGTCGCGTTTGAAGTGGCGGTTGGTCCGTTTAACGTTAGAGAGGCGTTCGGTGATGATGCGGTGCTGATCCACTCCTATGGACAACCGGTGGTGACCAATGAGTGGGGGGTAACCCTTCAGTCTCTCCAACATGGTGCATTTTATTATCTGGTGCGTTCGTTCTCATATGGCCAGTCCAGCACCATTGACTTG ATTTAG